In Oryzias melastigma strain HK-1 linkage group LG18, ASM292280v2, whole genome shotgun sequence, one DNA window encodes the following:
- the zcchc4 gene encoding rRNA N6-adenosine-methyltransferase ZCCHC4 produces MEASEESSDGPAVELVPPRAGSAAPWCPHGPTLLFQKVSKGTKNGRRFYACSACRDRKDCSFFQWEEEKVSETRLQAQEAERQSKMSPFTQQECHDRLQTFSSLPIGEQKFCVDCQVLLLPAEHRVHSSHRTTEVGDVQLRRPSMLLRPLDNKKSHAQYMFTDRSTSFLLDALTALGYRKVLCVGTPRLHEAIKLRNLKQDHKPTKSLLLDIDFRYAQFYSQEEFCHYNMFNHHFFDGEAASDVLNAFIREDGGKVVMVADPPFGGLVKPLASSFSLISQRWQEGHKSADGHTDMPMLWIFPYFFEPRILGCLPSFTMLDYQVDYDNHPLYKHGKTGRKQSPVRIFTNISAKKVVLPKEEGYRFCDTCERYVSPLNKHCAKCNICPSKDGREWKHCPACDKCVKPSWKHCSFCSRCALPDHPCGAGPQREGCFSCGSLQHKRRACPLKDGRGLSRTKVKCRGVTFSPRQKANRTSAVAQRPKRGSAQIK; encoded by the exons ATGGAAGCGTCGGAGGAGAGCAGCGACGGTCCGGCAGTAGAGCTTGTTCCTCCGCGGGCCGGGAGCGCGGCGCCCTGGTGTCCGCACG GGCCAACTTTACTTTTCCAGAAGGTCAGTAAAGGTACCAAAAATGGGCGTCGGTTTTATGCATGTTCCGCCTGTCGGGACAGGAAGGACTGCAGCTTCTTCCAGTGGGAAGAGGAAAAG GTGTCAGAGACTCGGCTGCAGGCTCAAGAGGCAGAAAGGCAGTCAAAGATGTCTCCGTTTACACAGCAGGAGTGCCATGACAG GCTTCAGACGTTTTCCTCCCTTCCTATCGGAGAGCAGAAGTTCTGCGTGGACTGTCAGGTTCTTCTGCTGCCTGCCGAGCACAGAGTTCATTCTTCTCACAGAACCACAGAGGTGGGAGACGTCCAGCTGAGGAGGCCCAGTATGCTGCTGCGCCCGCTGGACAACAAGAAGAGCCACGCTCAGTACATGTTCACCGACCGCAGCACAAGCTTTCTGCTGGATGCTCTGACTGCTTTGGGTTACAGGAAGGTGCTCTGCGTAGGAACCCCCAG ACTGCACGAAGCGATCAAGCTGAGAAACCTGAAGCAGGACCACAAACCAACAAAGAGTCTGTTGCTGGACATCGATTTCAG GTACGCCCAGTTCTACAGTCAGGAGGAGTTCTGCCACTACAACATGTTCAACCATCACTTCTTCGATGGAGAG GCTGCCTCTGACGTCCTGAATGCCTTCATCAGAGAGGACGGGGGAAAGGTGGTGATGGTGGCCGACCCTCCATTCGGGGGCCTGGTGAAGCCTCTGGCCAGCAGTTTCTCACTGATATCACAGAGATGGCAGGAGGGGCACAAGTCTG CTGATGGTCACACGGACATGCCGATGCTGTGGATCTTCCCATACTTCTTTGAGCCTCGTATCCTGGGCTGCCTGCCTTCTTTTACGATGCTGGACTACCAG GTGGACTATGACAACCATCCTCTGTATAAACATGGTAAAACAGGAAGAAAGCAGTCTCCTGTACGAATTTTCACCAACATTTCAGCTAAAAAAGTAGTCTTGCCCAAAGAGGAGGGCTACAG GTTTTGCGATACGTGTGAGAGGTACGTCAGCCCTCTGAACAAGCACTGTGCTAAGTGCAACATCTGTCCTTCAAAG GATGGCCGTGAGTGGAAGCACTGCCCAGCCTGTGACAAATGTGTTAAGCCTT CTTGGAAGcactgcagcttctgcagccGCTGTGCTCTACCAGACCATCCTTGTGGAGCTGGCCCACAGAGAGAGGGCTGCTTCAGCTGTGGCAGCCTGCAGCACAAACGCAGAGCCTGTCCTCTGAAAGATGGGCGTGGACTCAGCAG GACTAAAGTCAAATGCAGGGGTGTCACGTTTTCTCCTCGTCAGAAGGCCAACAGGACATCGGCAGTGGCTCAGCGGCCCAAGAGAGGATCGGCTCAGATTAAATGA